One segment of Fructilactobacillus hinvesii DNA contains the following:
- a CDS encoding AI-2E family transporter — MKNAKGNRLLFWTLEILLVVAIIYGCTKIDFLFQPIGIFISTIFAPLLIAGFLYYMLNPILELLMKVPITKTKRINRTWGTAIIFVVVLGLLIFIIMSFIPRLVSQIANMASHMPQFAAHQEDSLTKLSKHGFLKNINWDPIVTKVQSEYSAYLKSLLAHLSSSAGDIISMAANVVVTIITAPIILFYMLKDGDKLLPSLEKMLPTLSDRHRKQTRLLLRKMNQTLSHYIGGQVIECLFVGTFTSIGYFLIGQKYALLLGVFAGFCNLIPYVGPYVGILPALLVAITVSPAQAIWTIVVVIIVQQVDGNLVYPNVIGKTLNIHPLTIIIILLAAGHIAGLLGMILAIPIYAIVKVVIGFFYHIWQLQREH; from the coding sequence ATGAAAAATGCCAAAGGAAATCGGCTACTGTTTTGGACGTTAGAAATTCTGTTAGTAGTGGCCATCATTTACGGATGTACTAAAATTGACTTCTTATTCCAACCGATTGGAATTTTTATTTCAACGATCTTTGCACCACTCCTGATTGCGGGATTTTTGTACTATATGTTGAATCCAATCTTGGAACTGTTGATGAAAGTCCCCATCACGAAAACAAAACGCATTAATCGGACGTGGGGAACCGCCATTATTTTCGTGGTTGTTTTGGGACTGCTAATCTTTATTATCATGTCCTTTATTCCCCGGTTAGTTTCGCAGATTGCAAACATGGCTAGTCATATGCCTCAATTTGCTGCCCACCAAGAGGACTCGTTAACGAAGTTATCCAAGCACGGTTTTTTGAAAAACATTAACTGGGATCCAATTGTGACCAAGGTCCAGAGTGAATACTCGGCATACCTGAAAAGCTTGTTAGCGCATCTTTCTTCGAGCGCGGGGGACATTATCTCAATGGCTGCGAACGTGGTGGTTACCATCATTACGGCTCCTATCATTTTGTTTTACATGCTCAAGGATGGAGATAAGTTACTGCCCAGCTTGGAAAAAATGCTTCCGACGTTGTCAGACAGACACCGGAAACAAACTCGTCTTTTGTTAAGAAAGATGAATCAGACCTTGTCGCATTACATTGGTGGTCAAGTAATTGAATGTTTGTTTGTTGGAACGTTTACCTCAATTGGATACTTTCTGATTGGGCAAAAGTATGCGCTACTCCTCGGGGTTTTTGCTGGTTTTTGTAACTTGATTCCCTACGTTGGTCCTTACGTTGGAATTTTGCCGGCCCTGTTAGTAGCGATTACGGTTAGTCCAGCTCAAGCAATTTGGACGATTGTGGTTGTGATTATCGTGCAACAGGTCGATGGGAACCTTGTTTACCCGAACGTGATTGGAAAGACTTTGAACATCCATCCGCTCACTATCATTATTATTTTGCTAGCGGCTGGTCACATTGCTGGATTACTCGGAATGATCCTGGCAATTCCAATTTATGCCATTGTCAAAGTCGTGATTGGGTTCTTCTACCACATTTGGCAGTTGCAACGTGAACACTAA